A stretch of the Lolium perenne isolate Kyuss_39 chromosome 3, Kyuss_2.0, whole genome shotgun sequence genome encodes the following:
- the LOC139837968 gene encoding uncharacterized protein has protein sequence MAQLLRMMMEDREAARAERQANLATLQHLTQLATGNANNNNGGDGNGDPRSKLKDFQSTNPPVFSKCTEPLDADDWLRTIENNLEVAGVGNDEKVLFATHYLSGPARAWWENVKAIQAEGHVIGWEEFKTKFRKTHIPSGLIKLMKDKFMNLKQGSMSVVDYMDKFTTLSRYAPEDTDTEEKKKDRFLNGLHDEMQSILVAVPYPDLESLVDASIMVESKRKSAFENRKRKAMMQQGSSSTQRPRSFPPPRPAPQQQRAPPPRPNNPNRNYNPQRSGGSNYNPNFNRQNNTVRPATTGCYTCGQPGHFSKECPNRATSGQRPNAPKPNPGQARTATGRNLNQKKPAGPARGHLNHVNAEQAQEAPDIVLGTFPVNSIPATVLFDSGASHSFVTKPFARKSGLRPTIMQRPMLVQIPGSSTKTDLSCKDIPIDIQGKRFHADLIVLGEQGLEVILGMNWMVKYKGHIDCVRRAITLTAEDGEIVEHVATIPSSKVLCKKSVASPALHEVPIACEYPEVFPDELPGMPPDRDIEFIIELVPGTAPIAQRPYRMNPQELVELKKQLNDMLRKGLIRPSASPWGSPVIFVDKRDGTIRLCVDYQKLNDVTIKNKYPLPKIEDLFDQMNGARVFSKIDLRTGYHQLKVRESDIPKTAFTTRYGLFEYTVISFGLTNAPAYFMNLMNKVFMKYLDKFVVVFIDDILIYSKSEEEHVEHLRIVLGTLRDHKLYAKFSKCEFWLKEVGFLGHVISAGGVSVDPSKIQSIMEKKAPTNQTEVRAFLGLAGYYRKFVEGFSSIARPLTQLLKKDKKFEWTDKCEASFQELKKRLVTAPVLTMPDITKDFDVYCDASKLGLGSVLMQEGKVIAYLSRQLRPHEMNYPTHDLELAAVVHALKTWRHYLVGNRCEIYTDHKSLKYIFTQRELNMRQSRWMELIKDYDLGIHYHPGKANVVADALSREPCSLNALIKIAQPKLYEELEEFGLELVSHGFLANLELKPTLFDQIKEAQVGHESIEGIKRRMNREEVPGFEVDAKGVLWLNISDQLDYSNPSKSLSGNGKKLEWISLQDCLSLNVAMTPFGSLLIDSLRSLISFQSRPLTPEPSWRIYICPG, from the exons ATGGCTCAACTCCTGCGTATGATGATGGAAGACCGTGAGGCAGCCCGTGCGGAGCGTCAGGCAAATCTTGCTACTCTTCAGCACCTCACTCAGCTTGCTACTGGTAACGCCAACAACAATAATGGCGGGGATGGAAATGGAGACCCCCGCTCCAAGCTGAAGGATTTTCAAAGCACCAACCCACCTGTCTTCTCCAAGTGCactgaacccctcgacgccgatgattggcttcgcaccatTGAGAACAACTTGGAGGTTGCCGGAGTCGGCAATGATGAGAAGGTTCTGTTTGCCACTCATTACCTCTCCGGACCTGCCCGCGCTTGGTGGGAAAATGTCAAGGCTATTCAAGCTGAAGGACACGTCATCGGCTGGGAAGAATTCAAGACCAAGTTCCGCAAGACCCACATCCCTTCAGGACTGATCAAGCTCATGAAGGATAAGTTCATGAATTTGAAGCAGGGGAGCATGTCTGTGGTGGACTACATGGACAAATTCACCACTCTGTCCCGTTATGCTCCAGAAGACACCGACActgaagagaagaagaaagatcgCTTCTTGAATGGTCTACATGATGAAATGCAGAGCATCTTGGTGGCCGTTCCATACCCAGACCTTGAGTCGCTGGTTGATGCCTCTATCATGGTGGAGAGCAAGCGCAAGAGTGCatttgagaaccgcaagcgcaaggCGATGATGCAGCAAGGCAGCTCCAGCACTCAGCGACCCCGCAGTTTTCCCcctccaaggccggcgccccagcagCAGAGGGCACCACCCCCtcgccccaacaaccccaatcgcAACTACAACCCTCAGCGTTCTGGAGGAAGCAACTACAATCCCAATTTCAACCGCCAGAACAACACTGTCCGCCCCGCCACCACTGGATGCTATACCTGTGGTCAACCGGGTCATTTCTCCAAGGAGTGCCCCAACCGAGCTACTTCTGGACAGCGCCCCAATGCGCCCAAGCCTAATCCAGGGCAAGCTCGCACTGCTACTGGAAGGAACCTGAATCAGAAGAAGCCAGCTGGACCAGCTAGGGGACACCTCAACCACGTCAATGCTGAACAAGCTCAGGAAGCTCCGGATATTGTCCTGGGTACGTTCCCTGTCAACTCAATACCCGCCACTgtcttgtttgattccggagcatcccaCTCTTTTGTTACCAAGCCGTTTGCTAGGAAGAGTGGTTTGAGACCTACGATCATGCAACGTCCTATGTTAGTCCAAATTCCGGGATCCTCCACCAAAACGGACCTATCCTGCAAGGATATTCCTATAGATATTCAGGGGAAGCGTTTCCACGCTGATTTGATCGTATTAGGAGAGCAAGGCTTAGAAGTTATCCTTGGGATGAATTGGATGGTGAAGTATAAGGGTCACATAGATTGTGTTCGCCGAGCCATAACATTGACTGCTGAGGACGGAGAAATAGTTGAGCATGTGGCGACCATACCTTCGTCGAAGGTCTTATGCAAGAAGAGTGTCGCCAGTCCAGCCCTACATGAAGTACCCATAGCTTGTGAGTATCCTGAAGTTTTCCCCGATgagctacccggtatgccccctgatcgggatatcgagtttatcatcgaactAGTCCCCGGAACCGCCCCCATCGCTCAGCGACCTTACCGGATGAACCCCCAAGAATTAGTTGAGCTGAAGAAGCAGTTGAATGATATGTTGAGGAAAGGTTTGATTCgcccgagtgcatccccctggggATCTCCCGTTATCTTTGTGGATAAGCGGGACGGTACCATCCGCCTGTGCGTGGATTACCAGAAACTGAATGACgttaccatcaaaaacaaataccccctcccGAAGATTGAAGATCTGTTCGACCAGATGAATGGCGCCCGAGTTTTCTCAAAAATAGATCTCCgaactggttatcatcaactcaaggttcgagagtcagacattcccaagactgccttcaccacacgGTATGGACTTTTTGAATATACCGTGATATCTttcggactgaccaatgcccctgcctatttcatgaacctcatgaacaaggtgttcatgaagtacctcgacaagttcgttgtggttttcatcgacgatattctgatctactccaagaGTGAGGAAGAGCATGTTGAACATCTGCGGATTGTTTTGGGAACGCTCAGAGACCATAAGCTTTACGCCAAgtttagtaagtgtgaattttggctgaaAGAGGTAGGATTTTTAGGTCATGTCATATCGGCCGGAGGAGTGTCTGTCGACCCGTCCAAAATTCAGTCCATCATGGAGAAGAAAGCCCCTACCAATCAGACCGAAGTTCGCGCCTTTTTaggattggcgggttattaccgcaaGTTTGTTGAGGGATTCTCCAGCATTGCGAGGCCGTTAACGCAGCTattgaagaaggataagaagttcgagtggaccgacaaatgtgaggccagttttcaggaactcaagaagaggttagtcacagcccccgttctgaccatgcccgaTATTaccaaggattttgatgtgtactgtgatgCATCAAAGCTTGGATTGGgaagtgtgctgatgcaagaaggaaaggtgataGCTTATTTGTCAAGACAACTTCGACCGCACGAGATGAATTACCCCACGCATGACTTAGAACTTGCCGCTGTAGTTCACGCCCTGAAGACTTGGCGCCACTACCTAGTGGGAAATCGTTGCGAAATCTACACCGACCACAAGAGTTTGAAGTACATCTTCACCCAgcgggagctgaacatgaggcagaGCAGATGGATGGAGCTTATCAAGGATTACGACCTCGGCATTCATTATCATCCTGGTAAAGCTAATGTGGTAGCTGATGCCCTTAGTCGAGAGCCCTGTTCCTTGAACGCCCTGATAAAAATTGCTCAACCCAAGTTGTATGAAGAACTTGAAGAGTTCGGCCTCGAACTTGTTAGCCATGGTTTCCTGGCAAATCTTGAATTGAAGCCTACTTTATTCGATCAAATCAAAGAAGCTCAAGTGGGTCATGAGAGTATTGAAGGAATCAAGCGTAGGATGAATAGGGAAGAAGTTCCTGGTTTTGAGGTCGACGCCAAAGGAGTTTTGTG gctgaacatcagcgaCCAGCTGGACTACTCCAACCCCTCAAAgtccctgagtggaaatgggaagaagtTGGAATGGATTTCATTACAGGACTGCCTAAGTCTCAACGTGgccatgactccatttgggtcatTGTTGATCGACTCACTAAGGTCGCTCATTTCATTCCAGTCAAGACCACTTACCCCGGAACCCAGCTGGCGGATCTATATATGTCCCGGATAG